From one Synechocystis sp. PCC 6803 substr. PCC-P genomic stretch:
- a CDS encoding pantothenate kinase, producing METSKPGCGLALDNDKQKPWLGLMIGNSRLHWAYCSGNAPLQTWVTDYNPKSAQLPVLLGKVPLMLASVVPEQTEVWRVYQPKILTLKNLPLVNLYPSFGIDRALAGLGTGLTYGFPCLVVDGGTALTITGFDQDKKLVGGAILPGLGLQLATLGDRLAALPKLEMDQLTELPDRWALDTPSAIFSGVVYGVLGALQSYLQDWQKLFPGAAMVITGGDGKILHGFLKEHSPNLSVAWDDNLIFLGMAAIHHGDRPIC from the coding sequence GTGGAAACATCAAAGCCGGGTTGTGGTTTAGCCCTGGATAATGACAAGCAAAAACCTTGGTTAGGCCTAATGATAGGCAACTCCCGTCTGCACTGGGCATATTGTAGCGGCAATGCTCCCCTGCAAACCTGGGTTACAGATTACAACCCCAAGTCAGCTCAGTTGCCGGTTTTGTTGGGGAAAGTTCCTCTGATGTTGGCATCGGTGGTACCGGAACAAACCGAAGTTTGGCGAGTATATCAGCCTAAAATTTTGACCCTGAAGAATCTTCCCCTGGTCAATCTTTACCCCAGCTTTGGCATTGACCGGGCCCTGGCTGGTTTAGGGACGGGGCTGACCTACGGCTTTCCCTGTCTAGTGGTTGATGGAGGCACTGCTTTGACCATTACAGGGTTTGACCAAGATAAAAAACTGGTGGGGGGAGCGATCTTGCCCGGTTTGGGATTGCAGTTAGCAACCCTTGGCGATCGCCTGGCGGCCCTACCGAAGTTAGAAATGGATCAATTAACCGAGTTGCCTGACCGTTGGGCTTTAGATACCCCCAGCGCCATTTTTAGTGGTGTTGTCTATGGCGTGTTGGGGGCATTGCAGAGTTATCTCCAGGATTGGCAAAAGCTTTTTCCTGGTGCCGCCATGGTTATCACCGGGGGAGACGGCAAGATATTACATGGCTTCCTAAAAGAGCATTCTCCTAATCTTTCGGTGGCCTGGGATGACAATTTGATCTTCCTCGGTATGGCGGCCATACACCACGGCGATCGCCCCATCTGTTAG
- a CDS encoding glycosyltransferase, translated as MSWLCLLPISGGIVYNLLTVFTTSLFLARSLPKQDFQPGVSVLKPVRGLEKNLEANLRTIAQQNYPAYEVIYCVQDPQDPALPIVKKLQAEFGPEKIIVAVHQIEQGANGKVNNLLGGLKHAKYDILVISDSDTNLRPDYLATMVSPLGDRLVGCVTTPFKLTQAQTWYEGLELLSINADFMPSVLFAEVTGASKACLGPSIAIRRSTLTEIGGLESLADYLVEDFELGQRVWTGGLKMVLLPYVIDAGVNLDNWTNWWSHQLYWDQNTYLARPLPFLATIIIRAVPFAFLFTFCHWSEPWAWLILFITLATRYGTAAIVAQELKDGETIRYLPLLLLRDCFGLVFWALSFSQRQVLWRGITYRLTKGGKMIPASPIPKS; from the coding sequence ATGTCCTGGTTATGTTTATTGCCCATATCCGGGGGCATTGTATATAACCTGCTGACCGTGTTTACCACTAGCCTTTTTCTGGCAAGGTCTCTACCCAAGCAAGATTTCCAACCAGGGGTGTCAGTGCTGAAGCCAGTGCGGGGCTTGGAAAAAAACCTAGAAGCCAACTTACGCACCATTGCCCAGCAGAATTATCCCGCCTATGAAGTAATCTACTGTGTGCAAGATCCCCAGGATCCGGCGTTGCCCATAGTCAAAAAGCTTCAAGCGGAGTTTGGCCCAGAAAAAATTATTGTGGCGGTGCATCAAATCGAACAGGGAGCCAACGGTAAGGTTAATAATCTCCTAGGGGGATTAAAACATGCTAAATACGACATTTTGGTGATAAGCGACAGTGACACCAATCTGCGCCCCGATTACTTGGCCACCATGGTCAGTCCCTTGGGCGATCGCCTGGTGGGCTGTGTCACCACCCCTTTCAAGTTGACCCAAGCCCAAACATGGTACGAAGGTTTAGAATTGCTGAGCATCAATGCTGACTTCATGCCCAGTGTTCTGTTTGCGGAGGTAACTGGAGCATCCAAAGCTTGTTTAGGTCCTTCCATTGCCATTCGGCGATCGACTTTAACGGAAATTGGCGGCCTAGAAAGTTTAGCAGACTACTTGGTGGAGGATTTTGAACTGGGGCAGCGGGTTTGGACGGGGGGGTTAAAGATGGTTTTACTGCCCTATGTCATCGACGCAGGGGTGAATTTGGATAATTGGACTAATTGGTGGAGCCATCAACTTTATTGGGATCAAAATACTTACCTGGCTCGCCCCTTGCCTTTTTTAGCCACCATCATTATTCGGGCAGTGCCCTTCGCCTTTTTGTTTACCTTTTGTCATTGGTCTGAGCCTTGGGCCTGGCTAATTCTGTTCATAACCCTAGCTACCCGTTATGGGACAGCGGCCATAGTTGCCCAGGAACTAAAAGATGGGGAAACTATCCGCTATTTACCTTTATTACTATTGCGGGACTGCTTTGGCTTGGTTTTTTGGGCCCTATCTTTTTCCCAACGACAAGTCCTGTGGCGGGGCATAACCTATCGTCTTACCAAGGGGGGCAAAATGATACCGGCTTCCCCTATCCCTAAAAGTTAA
- the ndhL gene encoding NAD(P)H-quinone oxidoreductase subunit L: MEDLLGLLLSETGLLAIIYLGLSLAYLLVFPALLYWYLQKRWYVASSVERLVMYFLVFLFFPGLLVLSPVLNLRPRRQAA, from the coding sequence ATGGAAGATTTATTAGGTTTGCTACTTTCTGAAACCGGTTTATTGGCGATAATTTATCTAGGCCTAAGCCTAGCCTATCTATTGGTTTTTCCAGCCCTTTTGTATTGGTATTTGCAAAAGCGTTGGTACGTGGCTAGTTCCGTCGAAAGACTAGTCATGTATTTTTTGGTCTTTCTCTTCTTCCCTGGGTTACTAGTGCTCAGTCCGGTGCTGAATCTACGACCCCGCCGCCAGGCTGCCTAG
- a CDS encoding DUF3007 family protein, producing MRRIDALAIALGFFLLGGVVYAGLQGFGIEAQQAGIWTQAVLVGGLIIWLLSYVTRVFTHDMTYHQQIKEYEDKMIELRWANMTPEEREKLQAEVVEEKDTSST from the coding sequence ATGCGACGCATTGATGCTTTGGCCATTGCCCTGGGTTTTTTCCTTTTGGGCGGAGTAGTTTACGCCGGATTGCAGGGTTTTGGCATCGAAGCTCAGCAGGCTGGCATTTGGACCCAAGCGGTGCTAGTGGGGGGCCTAATCATTTGGCTCCTTTCCTATGTCACTAGGGTATTTACCCACGACATGACCTATCACCAACAGATTAAAGAGTATGAAGATAAAATGATCGAACTCCGCTGGGCGAATATGACCCCAGAGGAACGGGAAAAACTCCAGGCCGAAGTGGTGGAAGAAAAGGATACATCCAGTACCTAA
- a CDS encoding DUF177 domain-containing protein — MVIQPIYLPHLLKQPRCTQVLAIDQAIADLKTLTPVRGEVSVRHGGTFLEVKAEAETIVTLHCDRCAQSYNQRLALDTKEILWLDNQGENTIPVLERELSWDDLSEVLPPDGHFDVETWLYEQFNLALPLKNLCGKDCQAPQVPDDGTGNGFDRRWAALADLKQQWN, encoded by the coding sequence ATGGTTATACAGCCCATTTACTTACCCCATCTCCTCAAACAGCCCCGCTGTACCCAGGTCCTGGCCATTGATCAGGCGATCGCCGACTTGAAGACCCTAACGCCGGTGCGCGGGGAAGTGTCTGTGCGCCATGGGGGAACCTTTTTGGAAGTGAAAGCCGAAGCGGAAACCATTGTTACCCTCCACTGTGACCGTTGTGCCCAAAGCTATAACCAACGGCTAGCATTAGATACCAAGGAAATACTCTGGTTGGATAACCAAGGGGAAAATACGATCCCAGTCTTGGAACGGGAACTAAGTTGGGATGACTTGTCGGAAGTGTTGCCCCCCGATGGTCACTTTGATGTGGAAACCTGGTTATATGAGCAATTTAATTTAGCTCTGCCCCTGAAAAACTTATGTGGTAAAGATTGCCAAGCTCCCCAGGTGCCGGATGATGGCACAGGCAATGGCTTTGATCGTCGTTGGGCCGCCCTGGCAGATTTGAAACAGCAATGGAATTAA
- a CDS encoding biotin/lipoate A/B protein ligase family protein, which yields MATLPPAQSSPWRLLPYIQAPGNLQMALDQWLLEDYFPRTGRSVLRFYGWSRPTISLGYLQKSWPDHWRQLTWQGQSLGLVTRPSGGRAVLHQGGLTYAVVTGATGGKRREIYQHICQFLIQGWDQLGLSLTYGRGGRGYIHNASCFSTATMADLVSPTGDKLIGSAQRQTSNALLQHGEMIWHGDRHLFELVFNQPAPWQKTMAELTNDPSLPQVLKVLTTAAQQHFQSHLRWEPLTPQEWAMVKEK from the coding sequence TTGGCTACCCTTCCCCCTGCTCAGTCTTCCCCCTGGCGTTTATTGCCCTACATCCAAGCTCCCGGTAATTTACAAATGGCCTTGGATCAATGGTTATTGGAAGATTATTTTCCCCGCACCGGGCGATCGGTATTGCGATTCTACGGTTGGTCTAGGCCCACCATTTCCCTAGGTTATTTGCAAAAATCCTGGCCAGACCATTGGCGGCAATTAACTTGGCAGGGGCAATCGCTTGGGTTGGTAACGAGGCCCAGTGGTGGGCGGGCAGTGTTGCACCAAGGGGGGCTAACCTATGCTGTGGTCACCGGGGCCACCGGAGGAAAGCGGCGGGAAATTTATCAGCACATTTGCCAATTTCTCATCCAAGGTTGGGACCAGTTAGGACTGTCCTTAACCTATGGCCGGGGAGGAAGGGGTTATATCCACAATGCCAGTTGCTTCAGCACCGCTACGATGGCGGATTTAGTCAGCCCCACCGGGGACAAATTAATTGGCAGTGCCCAACGGCAAACTTCCAACGCCCTTCTGCAACACGGGGAAATGATCTGGCATGGCGATCGCCATTTGTTTGAGCTTGTTTTTAACCAACCGGCTCCTTGGCAAAAAACCATGGCAGAGTTGACCAATGATCCCAGTCTGCCCCAGGTTTTAAAGGTTTTAACGACTGCAGCCCAACAGCACTTTCAATCCCACTTACGGTGGGAACCCCTAACGCCCCAAGAGTGGGCCATGGTGAAGGAAAAATAG
- a CDS encoding isochorismate synthase — MSVATPLLDRHPCSLDNSSVLHGYLVEQQRGLASGQRFLWSFTENLGKVDPLAVFGALNVQDKVHFYGENPQRGETILAFGICQSLRISGKYRFSLAQQFAEECFQRLVPIGNVQGRSQRPYIFCGFSFFDRPSNRNPFANSFLFLPQIQVVKTSQHCLLSWQISLDGNTNVTDLVDFIGRMLSAIRRAQPARDTHTPSMVVKAPRLTGIEVAKLSKAIASSLEEIAQQRLSKVVLATALDLDYGSRLNVAHCLQRLRQQYGDCYLFSWGNGQGDCFVGASPERLLSLHNQQLVTDALAGSAPRDVDVQGDRQLGQELLHNPKELREHQAVLDYLLQRLRALGLSPQASSLKLLKLANIQHLWTQIQAPLPPHIHPLALVQQLHPTPAVAGVPVAIAEDLIRRHETFDRNLYAAPLGWLDSEGNAEFIVGIRSALLSRNRARLYAGAGIVAGSDPLKEVAEIELKLQTLWRSLI, encoded by the coding sequence ATGTCCGTTGCGACACCCCTCCTCGACCGTCATCCATGCTCCCTCGATAATTCCTCGGTTCTGCACGGTTATCTGGTGGAACAGCAGAGGGGACTTGCTTCTGGCCAACGGTTCCTGTGGAGCTTTACGGAGAACTTGGGCAAGGTTGATCCCCTGGCGGTATTTGGGGCGCTCAATGTCCAAGATAAGGTGCATTTTTACGGCGAAAATCCCCAGCGAGGGGAAACCATACTGGCTTTTGGTATTTGCCAGTCCCTGAGGATTTCTGGCAAGTATCGCTTCAGTTTAGCCCAACAATTTGCAGAGGAATGTTTCCAGCGCTTAGTGCCCATTGGTAATGTCCAGGGCAGAAGTCAACGCCCCTATATTTTTTGTGGCTTTAGTTTTTTTGACCGCCCCTCCAACCGCAATCCTTTTGCTAATTCTTTTTTGTTTTTACCCCAAATCCAAGTGGTGAAAACGTCCCAGCATTGCTTATTAAGCTGGCAAATTAGTTTAGATGGCAACACCAATGTCACCGATTTGGTGGATTTTATCGGTCGAATGCTCAGCGCTATCCGTCGGGCCCAACCTGCTAGGGATACCCATACTCCCTCCATGGTTGTAAAAGCTCCCCGATTGACGGGAATAGAGGTGGCCAAGCTTTCCAAGGCGATCGCCTCTAGCTTGGAGGAAATTGCCCAGCAAAGATTGAGCAAGGTAGTGCTGGCAACGGCGTTGGATTTGGACTATGGTTCTCGACTCAATGTGGCCCATTGTTTGCAACGACTGCGGCAACAGTATGGAGATTGCTATTTATTCTCCTGGGGCAATGGCCAGGGGGATTGTTTTGTGGGGGCTAGCCCAGAAAGATTACTTAGTTTGCATAATCAACAGCTGGTCACCGATGCCCTAGCAGGTTCGGCTCCTAGGGATGTCGATGTCCAGGGCGATCGCCAATTGGGGCAAGAGTTATTGCACAATCCCAAGGAATTGCGGGAACATCAAGCGGTGTTGGATTACCTCCTCCAGCGTCTCCGGGCATTGGGCCTAAGCCCCCAGGCTTCCTCCTTGAAGTTGCTTAAATTGGCCAATATTCAGCACCTCTGGACCCAAATTCAAGCCCCTCTGCCGCCCCACATCCATCCCCTGGCCCTGGTGCAACAACTCCATCCCACCCCCGCTGTGGCCGGTGTCCCCGTAGCGATCGCCGAAGATTTAATCCGTCGCCATGAAACCTTTGACCGCAATCTCTATGCTGCTCCCCTGGGTTGGTTGGACAGTGAAGGTAATGCTGAGTTTATTGTCGGTATTCGTTCTGCCCTTCTGTCCCGTAATCGAGCCAGACTATACGCCGGGGCGGGCATTGTGGCCGGTTCCGATCCCCTCAAAGAAGTGGCAGAAATTGAGCTCAAACTTCAAACTCTCTGGCGTTCTTTGATTTAA
- the lnt gene encoding apolipoprotein N-acyltransferase, which translates to MGLATAPLGWTYVAWFGQIPLWIWIFRANTTRLNFTQLKQFLISRSLTAIAWGGGFYGVALFWITGVHPLTWLGVPWLASLAIAAFCWLAITAWGVVLVFVWLLAMAVWEVTTARTKVNSTFKKYLFILWGTASWCGLETLWSHSILWWSPVAYTQSPSQLHFLQWGAIGGPALLSAFIVAVNGFLALGLIDFLDGKTVNKNKQNWHYFLIAILIWLFCQGGGWLLYQKPLADTPEEKINVGIIQGNIPNQIKFNSEGWQRAIAGYTEGYKKLTEQGAEIVLTPEGALPYLWETVVAKSGFYQAILQTQVPVWLGAYGTKGDGYTNSLLTVDGQGKLLGRYDKFKLVPLGEYIPLSNVFGQLIQRLSPLKEQLLPGDRPQVLPTPFGPAAVVICYESAFPDLLRSQLLQGGEFILSSANNAHYSDTMAAQHHALDVMRAIEGDRWLARATNTGLSAIINPRGKTLWLSAMNQYEIHAAPIYRRRGLILYSRWGDWVVFLLLVVSAIAWLYQIVFPLNQR; encoded by the coding sequence ATGGGTTTGGCAACGGCTCCTTTAGGTTGGACCTATGTAGCTTGGTTTGGACAAATTCCCCTCTGGATTTGGATTTTTAGAGCTAACACTACTAGGCTTAATTTTACCCAGCTTAAACAATTTTTAATTTCAAGGTCACTAACAGCCATAGCTTGGGGAGGGGGATTTTATGGCGTGGCCTTATTTTGGATCACCGGAGTCCATCCCCTTACCTGGTTAGGAGTGCCTTGGTTAGCTAGTCTGGCGATCGCCGCTTTTTGTTGGTTAGCCATCACAGCTTGGGGTGTTGTCCTAGTATTTGTTTGGTTACTGGCCATGGCGGTTTGGGAAGTTACCACAGCCCGGACAAAAGTCAATTCCACCTTTAAAAAATATTTATTTATACTTTGGGGCACCGCTAGTTGGTGTGGGTTGGAAACTCTTTGGAGTCATTCCATTCTCTGGTGGAGTCCTGTGGCCTATACCCAAAGCCCTAGTCAGTTACATTTTTTGCAGTGGGGAGCCATTGGTGGCCCGGCTTTATTAAGTGCTTTTATTGTGGCTGTTAATGGATTTTTAGCTTTAGGTTTAATTGATTTTTTAGACGGTAAAACTGTTAACAAAAATAAACAAAATTGGCATTATTTTTTAATTGCTATTCTCATTTGGTTATTCTGTCAAGGAGGAGGTTGGTTACTCTATCAAAAACCTTTAGCGGATACACCGGAGGAGAAAATTAATGTGGGTATTATCCAGGGGAATATTCCCAACCAAATTAAATTTAATAGTGAAGGTTGGCAGCGGGCGATCGCCGGTTACACAGAAGGTTACAAAAAACTAACTGAGCAAGGAGCAGAAATAGTACTCACCCCGGAGGGAGCCTTACCCTATCTTTGGGAAACGGTGGTGGCCAAAAGTGGCTTTTACCAAGCTATTTTACAAACCCAAGTGCCGGTGTGGTTGGGGGCCTATGGCACTAAAGGGGATGGTTACACCAATAGTTTATTGACGGTGGATGGCCAGGGAAAATTGCTTGGTCGTTACGATAAGTTTAAACTAGTACCCCTGGGGGAATATATTCCGCTCAGTAACGTTTTTGGTCAGTTGATTCAACGGCTTTCCCCCCTTAAAGAACAGCTACTCCCAGGCGATCGCCCCCAGGTTTTACCAACTCCCTTTGGGCCAGCGGCGGTGGTGATCTGTTACGAATCTGCCTTTCCCGATCTATTGCGTTCCCAACTGTTACAGGGAGGGGAATTTATTCTTTCCAGTGCCAACAACGCCCATTACAGCGACACCATGGCGGCCCAACACCATGCCCTAGACGTGATGCGGGCCATTGAAGGCGATCGTTGGTTGGCCCGGGCCACCAACACTGGACTTTCGGCGATAATTAATCCCCGGGGAAAAACCCTTTGGTTATCGGCCATGAACCAGTATGAAATCCATGCTGCCCCCATTTACCGTCGCCGGGGCCTCATTCTCTACAGCCGTTGGGGGGACTGGGTAGTGTTTTTATTACTGGTTGTCTCGGCGATCGCCTGGCTTTACCAAATTGTTTTCCCACTTAACCAACGGTGA
- a CDS encoding glutaredoxin family protein → MKNTENIMELILYSKPGCHLCEGLMEKLAQINSLTIELEVRDITTDEQWWAAYQYEIPVLVWRSPTGEITLPRLSPRAPVSQLEKLLQQYVNG, encoded by the coding sequence GTGAAAAATACTGAAAACATAATGGAATTAATTTTATACAGCAAGCCCGGTTGCCATCTTTGTGAAGGATTGATGGAAAAATTAGCCCAGATTAATAGCCTAACCATTGAGCTAGAAGTCCGTGACATCACCACTGACGAACAATGGTGGGCCGCCTACCAATACGAAATTCCGGTATTAGTGTGGCGATCGCCGACGGGGGAAATTACTTTGCCGAGGCTATCTCCCCGGGCCCCTGTTAGTCAATTGGAAAAGTTACTGCAACAATACGTTAATGGCTGA
- a CDS encoding sugar transferase, translating into MNKWFSKKFLATDIRAPHNFTGVHLAPPQWLKLFFLLGADFTALLVAWIVAHRLNDFYSPPPPQFVWWNWWGLPSLFWCYAAIVLIVFTYAGLYRPQTRTQNFLGVVKLISSVFLLTLVAKYFYDPAIDLPRSLFFSAWGTSIIFVILARFVISLVLSPLESRQAIPIFLIASSCRIQHLTVTLERRSQYRVVGVALASTAHSHHTLQQILASGAQEVLAEALPEADLASSLYWHLRGENIALRLLPSSRDMLYRRGMPEIFAGLPTVRVEIPLLVGLDYRLKRALDYGGALFGIVVLSPLFLAIVIAIKLSSPGPAFFRQERVGLQGKTFQMWKFRTMVVNAPLLQQQLEAANENDDGIMFKLKRDPRIIPLGHFLRRSSLDEIPQLFNVMMGQMSLVGPRPLPLRDVERFDAWHHIRHQVMPGVTGLWQISGRSDIGSFDDVARLDLYYIDNWSLNLDWDILVETVRILLFRKGAY; encoded by the coding sequence ATGAATAAGTGGTTTAGTAAAAAGTTTTTAGCAACGGATATTCGGGCTCCCCATAATTTCACCGGGGTGCATTTGGCTCCCCCCCAATGGTTGAAGCTGTTTTTTTTGCTAGGGGCGGACTTTACTGCCCTACTGGTGGCTTGGATTGTGGCCCACCGTCTCAATGATTTTTATTCCCCGCCCCCCCCGCAATTTGTTTGGTGGAACTGGTGGGGATTGCCCAGTTTATTTTGGTGCTATGCCGCCATCGTTTTGATTGTTTTTACCTACGCCGGTTTATACCGTCCCCAGACCCGCACTCAAAACTTTCTCGGAGTTGTTAAGCTGATCAGCTCCGTTTTTTTGCTGACCCTGGTGGCCAAATATTTTTACGATCCGGCGATCGACCTGCCCCGTTCCCTATTTTTTTCCGCTTGGGGCACCAGTATTATTTTTGTCATCCTAGCCCGTTTTGTAATTAGCCTAGTCCTCAGTCCCCTGGAAAGTCGTCAAGCCATTCCTATTTTTTTAATTGCTAGCTCCTGCCGTATTCAGCACCTTACCGTTACTTTGGAACGGCGTTCCCAATACCGAGTGGTAGGAGTTGCCTTGGCCAGTACAGCCCACAGCCATCACACTCTGCAACAAATTCTGGCATCCGGGGCCCAGGAAGTTCTAGCGGAGGCTTTACCTGAAGCGGATTTAGCCTCTAGTTTGTACTGGCATTTACGAGGGGAAAACATTGCCCTAAGACTACTGCCCTCCAGCCGGGATATGCTCTACCGCCGGGGCATGCCGGAGATTTTTGCTGGTTTACCAACGGTGCGGGTGGAAATTCCTTTATTGGTGGGGTTGGATTACCGCCTCAAAAGAGCTTTGGACTATGGTGGAGCGTTATTTGGTATTGTGGTGCTTTCTCCCCTATTTTTGGCGATCGTTATTGCCATCAAACTATCTTCCCCCGGCCCAGCTTTTTTCCGCCAGGAACGGGTGGGGCTCCAGGGTAAAACCTTTCAAATGTGGAAATTTCGCACCATGGTGGTCAATGCCCCCCTGCTTCAGCAACAATTAGAAGCCGCCAACGAAAACGATGATGGCATCATGTTCAAGCTCAAACGGGACCCCCGCATTATTCCCCTGGGGCATTTTCTCCGCCGCAGTAGTTTGGATGAAATCCCCCAACTATTCAATGTGATGATGGGGCAAATGAGTTTGGTGGGCCCCAGGCCTCTGCCCCTGCGGGATGTGGAAAGGTTTGATGCTTGGCACCATATTCGTCATCAGGTAATGCCTGGGGTAACGGGACTTTGGCAAATTTCCGGGCGATCGGATATCGGTAGCTTTGATGACGTAGCCCGACTAGATTTGTACTATATTGATAACTGGTCATTAAATCTTGATTGGGACATTCTGGTGGAAACTGTCAGAATATTATTGTTTAGGAAGGGAGCTTATTAG
- a CDS encoding MoaD/ThiS family protein: MVSPALPRLSNPLFFANIMTVKVLIPTPLQKFTSGQATIDCEAANVGQLIEALEANCPGIKARLCDEEGKPRRFLNFYVNEEDIRFLEGTDTALSAGDEVSIVPAVAGG; the protein is encoded by the coding sequence GTGGTTTCACCGGCTTTGCCCCGGTTGAGCAATCCTCTTTTTTTTGCAAATATCATGACGGTTAAAGTTCTTATTCCGACTCCGCTACAAAAGTTCACCAGTGGTCAAGCTACCATTGATTGTGAAGCCGCTAACGTAGGGCAGTTGATTGAAGCTCTAGAAGCTAATTGCCCCGGCATCAAGGCCCGGCTGTGCGACGAAGAAGGCAAACCCCGCCGCTTTCTCAATTTTTACGTCAACGAAGAAGACATCCGCTTTTTGGAAGGTACGGATACAGCCCTGAGTGCAGGGGATGAGGTAAGTATTGTGCCCGCCGTAGCTGGGGGCTAA
- the rpe gene encoding ribulose-phosphate 3-epimerase translates to MSKNIVVAPSILSADFSRLGEEIKAVDEAGADWIHVDVMDGRFVPNITIGPLIVDAIRPLTKKTLDVHLMIVEPEKYVEDFAKAGADIISVHVEHNASPHLHRTLCQIRELGKKAGAVLNPSTPLDFLEYVLPVCDLILIMSVNPGFGGQSFIPEVLPKIRALRQMCDERGLDPWIEVDGGLKPNNTWQVLEAGANAIVAGSAVFNAPNYAEAIAGVRNSKRPEPQLATV, encoded by the coding sequence ATGTCCAAAAATATCGTCGTTGCTCCCTCAATTTTGTCAGCGGACTTCAGCCGCTTAGGTGAAGAAATTAAAGCCGTGGACGAAGCAGGGGCTGATTGGATCCACGTTGATGTGATGGACGGCCGCTTTGTGCCCAATATCACCATTGGCCCGCTGATTGTGGACGCCATCCGTCCCTTGACAAAAAAAACCCTGGACGTTCATTTAATGATCGTTGAACCGGAAAAATACGTCGAAGATTTTGCCAAGGCCGGTGCTGACATCATTTCCGTCCATGTGGAGCACAACGCCTCTCCCCATCTCCATCGTACCCTTTGTCAAATTCGGGAATTGGGTAAAAAGGCCGGGGCGGTGCTCAATCCTTCCACTCCTCTGGATTTTCTTGAATATGTGTTGCCCGTCTGCGATCTAATCTTGATCATGAGCGTTAATCCCGGCTTTGGTGGTCAAAGCTTCATTCCCGAAGTGTTGCCTAAAATCCGTGCTCTCCGTCAGATGTGTGATGAGCGGGGTCTGGATCCCTGGATCGAAGTGGATGGTGGTCTTAAACCCAATAACACTTGGCAGGTTCTAGAGGCCGGAGCCAACGCCATTGTGGCCGGTTCTGCGGTGTTCAATGCCCCCAATTACGCTGAGGCGATCGCCGGAGTACGCAACAGCAAACGTCCAGAACCCCAACTGGCAACGGTGTAA